In Papio anubis isolate 15944 chromosome 17, Panubis1.0, whole genome shotgun sequence, the following are encoded in one genomic region:
- the VMO1 gene encoding vitelline membrane outer layer protein 1 homolog isoform X1 → MEPGRGAKLLPLLLLLQATRFTCAQADGWNGYPAVIEVTNGGPWGDWASPEMCPDGFFASGFSLKVEPPQGILGDDTALNGIRLHCVRGSVLGNTQVVESQSGSWGEWSEPLWCRGGAYLVAFSLRVEAPTTLGDNTAANNVRFRCSDGEELQGPGLSWGDFGDWSDPCPKGVCGLQTKIQGPRGLSDDTALNDVRLFCCLN, encoded by the exons ATGGAGCCAGGCCGGGGAGCCaagctgctgccgctgctgctgcttctgcaggCGACGCGTTTCACATGTGCACAGGCAGATGGCTGGAACGGCTACCCGGCGGTCATCGAAGTGACCAACGGGGGTCCCTGGGGCGACTGGGCCTCGCCTGAGATGTGTCCTGACGGATTCTTCGCCAGCGGGTTCTCGCTCAAG GTGGAGCCTCCCCAAGGCATTCTTGGCGATGACACTGCACTGAATGGGATCAGGCTGCACTGCGTGCGCGGGAGCGTCCTAGGCAACACGCAAGTGGTGGAGTCCCAGTCTGGAAG CTGGGGCGAATGGAGCGAGCCGCTGTGGTGTCGCGGCGGCGCCTACCTAGTGGCTTTCTCGCTTCGCGTGGAGGCACCCACGACCCTCGGTGACAACACAGCAGCGAACAACGTGCGCTTCCGCTGTTCGGACGGCGAGGAACTGCAGGGGCCTGGGCTGAGCTGGGGAGACTTTGGAGACTGGAGTGACCCTTGCCCCAAGGGCGTGTGCGGCCTGCAGACCAAGATCCAGGGACCTAGAGGCTTAAGCGACGACACTGCGCTGAACGACGTGCGCTTATTCTGCTGCCTCAATTGA
- the VMO1 gene encoding vitelline membrane outer layer protein 1 homolog isoform X2 translates to MEPGRGAKLLPLLLLLQATRFTCAQADGWNGYPAVIEVTNGGPWGDWASPEMCPDGFFASGFSLKLGRMERAAVVSRRRLPSGFLASRGGTHDPR, encoded by the exons ATGGAGCCAGGCCGGGGAGCCaagctgctgccgctgctgctgcttctgcaggCGACGCGTTTCACATGTGCACAGGCAGATGGCTGGAACGGCTACCCGGCGGTCATCGAAGTGACCAACGGGGGTCCCTGGGGCGACTGGGCCTCGCCTGAGATGTGTCCTGACGGATTCTTCGCCAGCGGGTTCTCGCTCAAG CTGGGGCGAATGGAGCGAGCCGCTGTGGTGTCGCGGCGGCGCCTACCTAGTGGCTTTCTCGCTTCGCGTGGAGGCACCCACGACCCTCGGTGA
- the GLTPD2 gene encoding LOW QUALITY PROTEIN: glycolipid transfer protein domain-containing protein 2 (The sequence of the model RefSeq protein was modified relative to this genomic sequence to represent the inferred CDS: inserted 3 bases in 3 codons) translates to MGVAVRPPXLRHWFSHSVPLTIFALLLLYLSARSLGARSGCGPGAQACVPWGTAPFQVRQESGPLEAPERKEPPCLAPRGTLGRMMRPFHASVKPERDVRLSPYLAGWRALVEFLTPXGSVFAFATREAFAKVTALKARVHDPDAEHYSSLAAMAAWERRAGQLEQPGTAPRDPARSSGSRTLLLLQRALRWSQLCLHGEATGALGGPDAGVQCSDAYRAALGSHHPXLVRQAARLAFLAFPGRRRLLELACPGTTQAEARAALVRAADTLEDVYNRTQSLLAKRGLLQLT, encoded by the exons ATGGGGGTGGCGGTGCGGCCCC GACTGCGGCACTGGTTCAGCCACTCAGTTCCTCTCACTATCTTCGCgctgctgctgctttatctcAGTGCTCGGAGCCTAG GCGCCCGCTCGGGCTGCGGACCCGGGGCTCAGGCCTGCGTTCCATGGGGAACCGCGCCCTTCCAG GTCCGGCAGGAGTCGGGACCCCTGGAGGCCCCGGAGAGGAAAGAGCCTCCGTGTCTGGCCCCTCGGGGGACGCTGGGCCGTATGATGAGGCCGTTCCACGCCAGTGTGAAACCCGAAAGGGATGTGAGGCTGTCGCCGTACCTGGCGGGATGGCGGGCACTCGTCGA GTTCCTGACTC CTGGTTCAGTCTTCGCCTTCGCCACTAGGGAGGCCTTCGCCAAGGTGACAGCCCTGAAGGCTCGGGTGCACGACCCGGACGCGGAGCACTACTCGTCTCTGGCGGCCATGGCGGCTTGGGAGCGGCGGGCGGGACAGCTGGAGCAGCCGGGGACGGCCCCCCGGGACCCGGCCCGGAGCTCGGGCTCTCGCACGCTGCTCCTGCTGCAACGTGCGCTGCGctggtcccagctctgcctccacgGGGAGGCGACCGGCGCGCTGGGAGGCCCGGACGCGGGAGTGCAGTGCAGCGACGCCTACCGCGCGGCCCTGGGTTCGCATCACC GGCTGGTCCGTCAGGCCGCCCGCCTCGCCTTCCTCGCCTTCCCGGGTCGCCGCCGCCTGCTGGAGCTGGCGTGTCCTGGAACCACCCAGGCGGAGGCGCGGGCCGCGCTGGTCCGGGCCGCCGACACCCTGGAGGATGTCTACAACCGCACCCAGAGCCTGCTGGCCAAGCGCGGCCTGCTCCAGCTGACCTAG
- the PSMB6 gene encoding proteasome subunit beta type-6 isoform X1, whose product MAATLLAARGAGPAPAWGPEAFTPDWESREVSTGTTIMAVQFDGGVVLGADSRTTTGSYIANRVTDKLTPIHDHIFCCRSGSAADTQAVADAVTYQLGFHSIELNEPPLVHTAASLFKEMCYRYREDLMAGIIIAGWDPQEGGQVYSVPMGGMMVRQSFAIGGSGSSYIYGYVDATYREGMTKEECLQFTANALALAMERDGSSGGVIRLAAIAESGVERQVLLGDQIPKFAIATLPPP is encoded by the exons ATGGCGGCCACCCTACTAGCGGCTCGGGGAGCCGGGCCGGCACCGGCTTGGGGGCCGGAGGCCTTCACCCCAGACTGGGAAAGCCGGGAAGTCTCCACTGGG aCTACTATCATGGCCGTGCAATTTGACGGGGGCGTGGTTCTGGGGGCAGACTCCAGAACAACCACTGG GTCCTACATCGCCAATCGAGTGACTGACAAGCTGACTCCTATTCACGACCACATTTTCTGCTGTCGCTCAGGCTcagctgctgatacccaggcagtAGCTGATGCTGTCACTTACCAGCTCGGTTTCCACAG CATTGAACTGAATGAGCCTCCACTGGtccacacagcagccagcctCTTTAAGGAGATGTGTTACCGATACCGAGAAGACCTGATGGCGGGAATCATCATCGCAGGCTGGGACCCTCAAGAAGGAGGGCAG GTGTACTCAGTGCCTATGGGGGGTATGATGGTAAGGCAGTCCTTTGCCATTGGAGGCTCTGGGAGCTCCTACATCTATGGCTATGTGGATGCTACCTACCGGGAAGGCATGACCAAGGAGGAGTGTCTGCAATTCACTGCCAATG CTCTCGCTTTGGCCATGGAGCGGGATGGCTCCAGTGGAGGAGTGATCCGCCTGGCAGCCATTGCAGAGTCAGGGGTAGAGCGGCAAGTACTTTTGGGAGACCAGATACCCAAATTCGCCATTGCCACTTTACCGCCCCCCTGA
- the PSMB6 gene encoding proteasome subunit beta type-6 isoform X2: MAATLLAARGAGPAPAWGPEAFTPDWESREVSTGTTIMAVQFDGGVVLGADSRTTTGSYIANRVTDKLTPIHDHIFCCRSGSAADTQAVADAVTYQLGFHSIELNEPPLVHTAASLFKEMCYRYREDLMAGIIIAGWDPQEGGQVYSVPMGGMMVRQSFAIGGSGSSYIYGYVDATYREGMTKEECLQFTANAFSFYPQLSLWPWSGMAPVEE, translated from the exons ATGGCGGCCACCCTACTAGCGGCTCGGGGAGCCGGGCCGGCACCGGCTTGGGGGCCGGAGGCCTTCACCCCAGACTGGGAAAGCCGGGAAGTCTCCACTGGG aCTACTATCATGGCCGTGCAATTTGACGGGGGCGTGGTTCTGGGGGCAGACTCCAGAACAACCACTGG GTCCTACATCGCCAATCGAGTGACTGACAAGCTGACTCCTATTCACGACCACATTTTCTGCTGTCGCTCAGGCTcagctgctgatacccaggcagtAGCTGATGCTGTCACTTACCAGCTCGGTTTCCACAG CATTGAACTGAATGAGCCTCCACTGGtccacacagcagccagcctCTTTAAGGAGATGTGTTACCGATACCGAGAAGACCTGATGGCGGGAATCATCATCGCAGGCTGGGACCCTCAAGAAGGAGGGCAG GTGTACTCAGTGCCTATGGGGGGTATGATGGTAAGGCAGTCCTTTGCCATTGGAGGCTCTGGGAGCTCCTACATCTATGGCTATGTGGATGCTACCTACCGGGAAGGCATGACCAAGGAGGAGTGTCTGCAATTCACTGCCAATG CTTTCTCCTTTTATCCACAGCTCTCGCTTTGGCCATGGAGCGGGATGGCTCCAGTGGAGGAGTGA